One part of the Solanum dulcamara chromosome 8, daSolDulc1.2, whole genome shotgun sequence genome encodes these proteins:
- the LOC129899951 gene encoding uncharacterized protein LOC129899951, which translates to MNKLRENLKSKATVKHAPNEIDKKIEGVTTRPNLPKGMKYVIKKIPSHPLRFGTAYRANFLDDFESSIGEEGIKLFRQSIFGHYLDMPNCNFQGQIIKCLLLLEVDQKNKEELHIRHVQGNILRFTINDFAIITGLQCTGNMNDFKYSDDQASRLLSLYFPGAKNGVNKAHFVERFLVGGWKTNEDAVQMAILYFIHTFVFSQLGDAPISVDDFKMVEDDSYEQYPWGKLAYSKLIKGMRQEFSNAKQMYRLGGMPYALNVWIYECASQVPFEIAVRVGNKIPKILNWRVVAVKPKFETFMSTIFSEYPCSNIVQSQHEMESIVVHDSQQKPEDSTSAAKVNFRKPHKVTGFEDFSTTPPTKFLKRSRDVAETSSPPPSKRMKTSPAKKPIQVEIANMHKDFLPPNKSENLVSPDNEPGAKSPKESEKPVSPNNVPGAKSAVDRNFKHLENKMDSNHIDLLKAIDSMANRMTGTSSQVKKDDFDQLFHVVEQQEAPTGLEVHNFANKSDPPQKNDKSNVQEHIKGPEPSTMINQVDNISEQSISADVPELFDQQVYSDTLKVMKMNHPSRMYQHTKWNHKE; encoded by the exons atgaataagctacgtgagaatttgaagtcgaaagctacagttaaacatgcacccaatgAAATAGACaaaaagattgaaggggttacaacacgccctaatctcccaaag ggaatgaaatacgtcatcaagaagatcccgtcccacccattgagattcggaacggcatatagggctaattttcttgatgattttgaatcatcaataggtgaagaaggtataaagttatttaggcAATCTATATTTGGTCACTACTTAGATATGCCAAACTGCAACTTTCaagggcaaatcatcaaatgcctcttacttcttgaggtagaccaaaaaaacaaagaagaactgCACATTCGTCATGTGCAGGGTAATATACTGCGATTTACAATAAATGATTTTGCTATCATTACTGGTTTGCAATGCACCGGTAATATGAATGACTTCAAGTATTCTGATGATCAAGCAAGTAGATTattgtctttatattttcctGGTGCCAAAAATGGGGTCAACAAAGCTCATTTCGTTGAGCGTTTTCTGGTTGGAGGATGGAAAACAAACGAAGATGCCGTTCAGATGGCCATTCTCTATTTCATCcatacttttgttttttctcaactaggtgatgcacctatatcAGTTGATGATTTCAAGATGGTAGAAGATGATAGTTATGAGCAATATCCATGGGGGAAATTagcatattcaaaattgataaaaggaaTGCGTCAAGAGTTTTCAAATGCCAAACAAATGTATCGTCTAGGCGGCATGCCATACGCTCTGAATGTTTGGATATATGAATGTGCATCTCAAGTTCCCTTTGAAATTGCTGTAAGAGTGGGTAATAAAATTCCCAAAATTCTTAACTGGCGTGTTGTCGCCGTGAAGCCAAAATTTGAGACCTTCATGTCTACCATCTTCAGTGAG TATCCATGCTCCAACATTGTCCAATCTCAACATGAAATGGAATCTATTGTCGTTCATGACAGCCAACAGAAACCTGAAGATTCAACATCGGCTGCCAAGGTCAATTTCAGAAAACCTCATAAAGTCACTGGATTTGAGGACTTTTCAACAACACCACCcactaaatttttaaagagatcCAGGGATGTCGCTGAGacatcttctccacctcctTCCAAGAGAATGAAGACTTCCCCTGCTAAAAAGCCAATTCAAGTAGAAATAGCCAACATGCACAAGGATTTCTTACCACCAAATAAATCAGAAAATCTTGTTTCTCCTGACAATGAACCGGGGGCAAAGTCACCAAAGGAATCAGAAAAACCTGTTTCTCCTAACAATGTACCAGGGGCGAAGTCAGCT gtTGACCGGAATTTCAAGCATTTGGAGAACAAAATGGATTCAAATCACATTGATCTTTTGAAAGCCATCGACAGTATGGCGAACCGAATGACTGGCACATCATCTCAAGttaaaaaagatgattttgatCAATTATTCCATGTGGTTGAACAACAAGAAGCACCTACTGGATTGGAGGTGcacaattttgcaaataaatctgacccaccccaaaaaaatgacaaatctaATGTCCAGGAACATATTAAG gGACCTGAACCATCCACCATGATAAATCAGGTGGACAACATATCGGAACAAAGCATTTCAGCAGATGTTCCTGAATTATTTGATCAGCAAGtttattctgatacattaaaggtaat GAAGATGAACCATCCGTCAAGGATGTATCAGCACACCAAATGGAACCACAAAGAGTAG